A single genomic interval of Chitinophaga sp. 180180018-3 harbors:
- a CDS encoding non-ribosomal peptide synthetase, which produces MEKTVHLVHELERFAAAHENEIAASDGLNHLTYAAFHSYANGIAARLHSFRIPVGTASEEYFTVGLYFDQCLEMLPAILGILKSGNVYVPLDVHFPEKRIDEIIDDAGIRVLLTDDAYMEKASLFAKDRQLTVLNIADIDTMAVFVHPDGFPAEQPAYLMYTSGSSGRPKGVIQTQENILFFCTAFAALMEIGIGDRLALTTSFSHTVSVLDIFGALLTGACIVVYDVRKEPDVRWLLPAFSEQGITVFHSIPALFRLLFGDKTAAAQTGKIRLVILGGEDISKRDFEIYKAAFPDSSRMVNLYGSSELLMAFYQDLYTTTVLPRERIPVGIPVKGITFEILNEYDKAQGILNVGEIVLSSRYLSSGYWKRPELTAIKAVPGTSLRVYRTGDLGRMLPDGAMEYVGRNDTQIKVNGYRIELQEIELAVNTFPDIRKAVVKAFERENGQYGIHCFYTAADDQVDEATLRNHVLAVLPQYMLPERFIHIKEFPLTASGKVNRAALDLAFYDSPDKMSTPQLTETEKVVSAIWTEILGYDSFDVTDKFFEVGGNSLTIIQLQEKLDAVYPDSLSFNQVFDHQTIAGIAALLEKRL; this is translated from the coding sequence ATGGAAAAAACTGTTCATCTGGTACATGAGCTGGAGCGATTCGCTGCTGCACATGAAAACGAAATAGCTGCTTCCGATGGATTGAATCATCTTACGTATGCCGCGTTTCATAGTTATGCAAACGGGATAGCTGCCAGATTGCATAGCTTTCGCATTCCGGTAGGTACAGCGTCGGAAGAGTATTTTACCGTTGGCCTTTATTTTGATCAGTGCCTGGAAATGTTACCGGCGATACTGGGGATCCTCAAATCAGGCAATGTGTACGTGCCACTGGATGTTCATTTTCCTGAGAAGAGAATTGATGAAATAATCGATGATGCTGGTATCCGGGTCTTGCTGACGGATGATGCCTACATGGAAAAAGCATCTTTATTTGCAAAAGACAGGCAGTTAACAGTGTTGAATATTGCGGATATTGATACTATGGCTGTATTCGTCCATCCCGATGGTTTTCCGGCGGAACAACCTGCATATCTGATGTATACATCCGGTTCGTCGGGTCGGCCAAAGGGGGTGATACAAACTCAGGAGAATATATTGTTTTTCTGTACTGCTTTTGCAGCGCTCATGGAAATTGGTATTGGTGATCGTCTCGCGTTGACCACTTCATTCAGCCACACAGTATCTGTGCTGGATATTTTTGGTGCCCTTCTAACTGGCGCCTGTATAGTGGTCTATGATGTAAGAAAAGAGCCGGATGTAAGATGGCTGTTGCCTGCATTCTCCGAACAGGGGATTACAGTTTTTCATTCGATACCGGCTTTGTTCAGGCTTTTGTTCGGCGATAAAACGGCCGCCGCACAAACGGGAAAAATAAGATTGGTGATTCTGGGAGGAGAAGATATCAGTAAGCGGGATTTTGAGATCTATAAAGCCGCTTTTCCCGACAGCAGCAGGATGGTAAATCTATATGGTTCTTCTGAGTTACTGATGGCTTTTTATCAGGATCTGTATACTACCACCGTATTGCCAAGAGAACGTATACCAGTTGGCATCCCTGTAAAGGGAATCACCTTTGAGATTTTGAATGAGTATGATAAAGCGCAGGGGATTTTAAACGTCGGAGAAATTGTTCTCAGTAGCCGCTATCTCTCTTCCGGATACTGGAAGAGGCCTGAACTTACGGCTATTAAGGCTGTTCCGGGAACATCGCTCAGGGTTTACCGAACCGGTGATCTTGGAAGAATGTTGCCAGATGGTGCCATGGAGTATGTCGGACGTAATGATACACAGATAAAGGTAAATGGCTATCGAATAGAACTTCAGGAGATCGAATTAGCCGTCAATACTTTTCCGGATATCAGGAAAGCAGTCGTAAAAGCCTTTGAACGTGAAAACGGGCAATACGGAATACACTGCTTTTATACGGCAGCAGATGATCAGGTCGATGAAGCCACGTTACGCAACCACGTGCTGGCTGTATTACCACAATATATGCTGCCGGAACGTTTTATTCACATAAAGGAATTCCCGCTGACTGCCTCCGGAAAAGTAAATCGGGCAGCACTGGATTTAGCATTTTATGATTCACCGGATAAAATGTCCACTCCGCAGTTAACAGAAACAGAAAAAGTGGTGTCGGCTATTTGGACAGAAATTCTGGGGTATGATTCCTTCGATGTCACAGACAAATTTTTTGAAGTAGGTGGAAACTCTTTAACCATTATTCAGTTGCAGGAAAAACTGGATGCCGTTTATCCGGATTCGTTATCATTTAATCAGGTATTTGACCATCAAACTATCGCCGGCATTGCAGCGTTGTTGGAAAAACGGTTATAA